Within the Deltaproteobacteria bacterium CG11_big_fil_rev_8_21_14_0_20_49_13 genome, the region AGAGTATGGCACTACCCAAACATAAGATCTCAAAGTCAAGACGCGACATGAGAAAATCCCAGGACATGAAAGAGGACAACCCGAACGCCAGCAAATGCCCTCAATGCAACGAACCCAGACTTCCGCACAGGGTCTGCATCAGTTGCGGTTTTTACAACGGTAAAGAGATCATAAAATGAGCGGCAAATAAAGGGGCCTTTTATGAGCGTAG harbors:
- a CDS encoding 50S ribosomal protein L32, which produces MALPKHKISKSRRDMRKSQDMKEDNPNASKCPQCNEPRLPHRVCISCGFYNGKEIIK